The following nucleotide sequence is from Pseudomonadota bacterium.
GCGGCTGGACGCGTTCGAGGGTGAGGGGTACACGCGCGTCCCGGTGACCGTCGAGACACCGGACGGGCGCACGCTCGGGGCCGAGGTGTACGCCTTGAACCGAGGCTGAGCGACGTGGCGCGCGGTGGCGCGAAAGCCAAATCGGGCCGCGCGGCGCCGGTGTTGCCGGTCTGCTGTGCGGTCAGCGCGGTGCTGGGCTCGGTGCACGCGTTTTCGGTGTTTCTGCCCGAATGGGAACAGCGGCTCGCTGCTGACCGCGCGGGCGTGAGCCTGGTCTACTCACTGGCCCTGGTCGCTCTCACCACGGCGGTGCTGCTCGGGTACCGCGCCTACCGACGGTGGTCGCCGGCGCGGCTGCTCGCGACCGTCGGGTGGGTCTCCGGCCTCGGACTCCTGATCGCCGCGCGAGCGGAGTCTCTCGCATCCCTGTACGTCGGCTACGGACTTGTTTTCGGTGCGGCCAATGGCCTTGGCTACGGGTACACGCTCCAACTCGCCGGGCAGGTGGCCGGGCGGCGCCGTGGGGTCGCCATGGCGACGGTGACAGCCTGTTACGCCGTCGGCGCAACCGTGTCGCCGCTCGCCTTCACACAGCTGATCACTGTCGGCGGCAATGCCGCCGCGTTGCAAGGGGCGGCTGTGGTCGTCGCTGGCGTGTCGCTGGTCGCCGCGGCGGTCTGTGCCCGCGCGGGTACCCGCTTCGTGTCTGAGTCCGCGTCGGCCGACACCGCACTGACCTCTGACGACGCTTGCGCGCGCACAGCACTCTGGGTGGCCTACGGCACCGCGGTGCTGGCGGGGTTGATGGTCATCGGGCACGCCTTTGCGCTTGCGCAATGGAAGGGCCTCGGCACCGCCGCAGCGGCCTGGGCGACCACCACGGTGGCGGCCGGCAACATGCTTGGCGGCTTTGCCGCCGGTCCGGTGTCGGATCGCGTGGCCAACCGCGACGTGCTGATCGGTTTGCCGTTGCTGACAGCGGGTGGCCTGGTGGCCCTCGCGGTGGCCTCGGCAGACGCCGTGTTTCTGTCCCTCGGCGTGCTCGGCTTCAGCTACGGCGCACTGATCGCCGTGTACCCGGTCGCAGTCAGCAACCGCTTCGGCACCGTCGCTGCGCCCCGCGTCTACGGTCAGGTGTTCACCGCCTGGGGCGTCGCGGGCCTCCTCGGCCCGTGGGCGAGCGGCTGGGTCTACGTGCAGACAGGCACCTACACCGTGGCGCTGAGCTTCGCGGTGGTGCTCAGTGGCGTGTCGGCCTGGGTGATCTGGCGGTTCCTGCCTCGACGCTAGGGCCCCAACAACAGGATGCCGGCTACCACCACACAGGCGAGGAACGCGGTTTCGGCGATGATGAACGCGAAGGCCATGCCGCCGACGCGCACGATCTGTTGCAGGCGGGTTTGCATGCCGACCGCCGAGATGGCCGTGAGCAGCAGCCAGTAGGACCACGAGGCGCTCGCATCGACCAGCCAGGCGGGCAGAAGTTGGAAAGACGCGAGCCCAGCCAGCACGACGAAGCCGACCACGAACGCCGGGAGCAGCGGCGGTCGTTCTGAACCAGCGGGCTGCTCGGCGAAGCGACGGATCAGGACGGCCGAGACGATGACCACCGGCGCCAGCAAGGCGACCCGCATGAGTTTCACCAGGGTTGCTGTTTCGCCGGTGCGCTCCGACAGCGAAAAACCGGCGCCGACAACCTGTGCGACGTCGTGGACGGTACCGCCGATGAACACACCGGCTGCACCGGTGTCCAGCGCCAGCCAGGTGGCGATGATCGGGTAGACAATCATCGCCACGGTGGACAGCACCGTAACGCCGACAACGGTGAACAACAAGCGTTCGTCGGACCGCTCGTCGCGCGGCAGGATCGCGCTGATCGCGAGTGCGGCCGACGCGCCGCAAATCGCCACCGAGCCAGACGTCAGCAAGGCAAAACGCCATTTGTGTCCGAACCAGGGTGCGGCGACCAAGCCGAATCCGATGGTCAACAGCACGGCACTCACTGTCAGCACGATGTACGCGGTGCCGAGCTCGCTGAACAACCCGAACGAGACGCGCGCGCCGAGCAGCGCGACGCCCAATCGCAAGACCGTGCGCGAGCTCAGCTTGATGCCGGGCACGGCCTTGCCGTCCTCGCTCAGAAAACTGACGGCGATCCCCAGCAACAGCGCGAGCAGCATCGCCGGGGCGCCGTAGTGGTCGGAGAGAAACTGGGCGGTCACGGCCACGGTGATGCACACCAGCACGCCGGGTGTGAGAGTTTGCAGATGGGCGTGCAGCGAGGCCAGTTTGCCTCGCACGCCGAGCGTGTGAATGTGCATGCGTTTCGCGGAGTGTTCAGATGGCGCCGGGCGGGGCAGCGGCCTCGCCGGTGGCAGGTTGGTCGCTACCCAATCCCGGGGCTTTGGGCGGTCAGAGGCCGCCGGAGGTCAGCGCTGTTGGGTCGAGGAGCTCGCGCAGTCTGTCGATCGGTATGTTCGTGTCCTCGGCTGCGACGTCGACGATCGGGCGCTGCTCGCGGTAGGCGCGCTTGGCGATTTCGGCCGCTTTTGCGTAGCCGATTTCGCGGTTCAACGCGGTCACGAGTATCGGGTTGCGCGAGAGTGACTCCGTGAGGTTGGCCTCGTTGACAGTGAATGTGGAGATCGCCTTGTCAGCGAGCAGTCGACACGCGTTTGTCATCAGTTCGATGCTGTCGAGCAGGCTCTCGGCGATCACGGGCAGCATCACGTTGAGTTCAAAGTTGCCCGCCTGCCCGCCAACCGTGATCGTCGTGTCATTGCCCATCACGCGCGCGGCCACCATGCACACCGCTTCGGGGACAACCGGGTTGACCTTGCCCGGCATGATCGAAGAGCCCGGTTGCAGCGCTTCGAGCTCGATTTCCCCGAGGCCCGCCAGCGGTCCGGAGTTCATCCAGCGCAAGTCGTTGCTGACTTTCATCAACGAAACGGCGGTGGCCTTCAACCCACCGGAGACCCGCACAGCGGTGTCCTGCGAGCCGATGTGGGTGAAAAAATTGGTGGCCGGGCGGAACGAGTATCCGAGTTCCTTGTTGAGACACGCGCAAAAGGTCAGTGGGAAGTCCGGGTGGACGTTGATACCCGTCCCGACAGCGGTGCCGCCCTGTGCCAGGTATTGCAGTTCGGAGAAATGGCCCTCGAGTGCTTTTGCATTGGCAGCGAGCTGGTCTGCCCAACTGTCCAGCGTCTGGCTCAAGCGCACCGGCATTGCGTCCATGAGGTGGGTGCGACCCGTTTTGACGTGGTGGTCGACCTCGCGTGCCTTGCTCCGCGTCGCCTCGACGAGGTGGTACAGCGCCGGCAACAGGCCGTCGGCGAGGGCCACGGCAGAGGCGACGTGAATCGCGGTCGGAATCACGTCATTGCTGCTCTGACTGCAATTGACATGGTCGTTCGCGTGAACAGACAGCCCGGAAAGGCGCGACGCCAGCGTGGCGATCACCTCGTTGGCGTTCATGTTCGAGCTCGTGCCTGAGCCCGTTTGAAACACATCCACGGGAAAGTGCTGCGACAGATCGGCATCGGCCTGCAGTGCGTCCACAGCGGCGTTGATCGCGTCACCTGTCTCGGCCGGCAACAGGGAGAGCGACACGTTGGCGCTTGCGGCCGCTTTTTTGATCTGCAACAAGGCACGGACGAAAGCCAACGGCATGCGGCGACCGCTGATGCCGAAGTTGTCCACTGCGCGTTGGGTTTGGGCGGCGTAGAGGGCGTCGCCCGGAACCGTGACTTCGCCCAGGCTGTCGCGTTCGATTCGTTTGCTCACGGTCGTCGTCCTACTGCTGTGGTGTGTTGAGTGACGGTTCGAAGTAGCCAATGGTTTGCCGTACCTCGTGCTCCAGTTGGGCGAGCGCGCGGCGATTGCACTCGCAAACCACCAGGCGGTCCAGCGCGGCCAGGGGGCGGTTGATGTTGTCGACGCAGCTTCGTCTCCAGGTGCGTGGGACCAGTTCGTCCGAAATGGTGTCGAGCAGCCGTATGACCTGTTGGTGGTGGCTGTTCAGCTGATTGATCAGTGGCTCGGTCGGCTTGGGCGAGGACAGAGCGAGCCAGGTCTGAATGAGTTCGGGCTGCTCTGGCAGGTCGCCAGACCGGACGACGCTTTCGAGCCAGGTTAGGAAGGTCACGGTCTGCCCCCATGGGTTCAGTTGATTGGCTGCGTCCGGTGCGGTGTCATGCCGGGTCGGAAGTCGGCCCGGCCGCCTTGGGCGGCCTGAACACCGGTGACGCCTTGCCAACCGAGTCGGCGTCCGACGGTGCCGGGCTACGGTTGTACCAGATGCCAATATTATATGAGAATAGTTCTCATTTAGACACACCGAATCGAGGAACGGCCCGCCTGCGCCAACGCAATCGAGCCAGAGCGGCCGGTTTCCGGGTGTGTGTCTCCAGCAGAGAGCCGCGTCGCGCCACGTGGGCGTGCAGTGTGGCGTGTGTCGGTCGTGCGGCGGGTCGGGGCTGCCGCGCGCGGGCAGGTTGCGTATCGCAGCGCCGCGTGACCCGGGAAACGCACCACGGTCAGCAGGCGGGCGGCTCCGAGTGGATGACGTGCAGCCAGGCGTCTCAGTGCCGTTTCGCCCGCCCGATCGGACGGTGCGGGACGTGCCTCATCCGAACCCAGCCTACCCGTTAAGTCTTTGATTAAAAGGTGAATCACGCGAACGGAACAGCGAAATGATGTGCGTACCTCAAAAAACGGTTGACGCTGTTTCGGGCGGGTGATTAGGCTTGATCTGCCGTATGCAGTTTTCTTCAAACCTAGGGAGGGTGATATGAAACATATAGCAACCGTCACGCTGAGCGCCGCGATGCTGGGCTCCTTGGCCATCCCAAGCACCGCCGCCGCGGACGATCTCACGCTCTGCTGGGCTGCCTGGGACCCCGCCAACGCACTGGTCGAGCTGTCCAAGGAATTCGAGTCGCAATCCGGGCACTCGATGAACTTCGAATTCGTGCCGTGGCCGAACTTCGCTGACCGCATGCTCAACGAGCTCAACTCCGGCGGCAAGCTCTGCGACCTGCTCATTGGCGACAGCCAGTGGATCGGTGGCGGCGCCGAGAACGGCCACTACGTGAAGCTGAACGATTTCTTCGACAGCGAAGGCATCAGCATGGACGACTTCGCCCCTGCGACCGTCTACGCCTACTCGACCTGGCCGAAGGGCACGCCGAACTACTACGCTCTGCCCGCGATGGGCGACGCCAACGGCTGGTTCTACCGCAAGGACTGGTTCGAGCGTGATGACATCCGGGCCGCGTTCAAGGAGGCCACCGGTCGAGAGCTGGGCGAGCCGGCGTCGCAGAAGGAGCTGCTCGAGATCGCGCAATTCTTCCAGGGCCGCGAAATCGACGGCAAGACCGTCTACGGCGCGTCGATTTTCACCGAGCGCGGTTCCGAGGGCATCACCATGGGCGTGACCTCGGCGCTGTACCCCTGGGGTTTCGAGTACGAGAACACCCCGGGCAGCTACGACATGGAAGGCGCGGTCAATTCGGCCGAAGCGGTTGAAGCGCTTGAGTTCTACAAGGAGTTCTACAAGACTGCCACCCCGCCGGGTTACACCAACTCGTACATGGGCGAGTCGCTCGACGCGTTCAAGTCTGGTCAGGTGGCCATGGCGATGAACTGGTTTGCCTTCTTCCCCGGCCTCTATGCCGACCCCAACACCGGCGGTGACAAGATCGATTTCTTCGTCAACCCGCCGCAGAACGTGGCGGGCTCGACACTGGGCGGGCAGGGCATTTCGGTGGTGAGCTACTCCGACAAGCAGGACGCGGCACTCGAGTACATCAAGTGGTTTGCCGACCCGGCTGTGCAGGCGAAGTGGTGGGAACTCGGCGGCTACTCGGCGCACAACTCGGTGCTGAACGACCCCGGCTTCCCCGCTAGCGCACCGTTCGCCGGTGACTTCCTCGACGCCATGGGCGCGGTCAAGGACTTCTGGCAGGAGCCGGCCTACGCCGAACTGCTGTTGGCCATGCAGAAGCGCATTCACGACTACGTGGTGGCTGATCAGGGCACGGCCCAGGAAGCCCTCGACAAGTTGATCGAAGACTGGACCGAAGTCTTCGAGGACGAAGGCAAGCTCTGACCGAGCGCGTGTTGCCCGCCCCGATTCCCGGCGGGGCGGGCAACACAGGCCACCCTGGCCATGGCACGACCCGCGTCGCGACTCGCGCGACGCCTCCCGGCGGCGCTTGCCGCACTCGACCCCCAACATTTGGTGAGCTGGACCGGCTCGGTTCAGCCCTGGTTGTCTGATCATGATTAACAGTTCGGTAGACCGCGCCGCGAAGGCGACGCCTCCCCCGTTTGCGCGGCGCGTGCGCGGACTCTCGGACCGCGCGATTGCCTGGATCTTCGTTGCACCGACGATCTTCCTGCTGTTGGCGATCAACATCTTCCCGCTGATCTGGACGATCCAGCTCAGCTTCACCAACTACAAAGCCAACCGCATCGGCCGCGAGATAAAGGACGTGGGCTTGCGCAACTACGAGCGCATCCTCACCGACACCGACATCTGGCTGAACATGCAGGCGACGGCCCACTTCCTGTTCTGGACCATCTTTTTTCAAGTCCTGATCGGTTTTACGCTCGCGTGGTTGATCAATCGGAAGTTCAAGGGCAACGACCTCTGGACCACGATCATCGTGTTGCCGATGATGCTGTCGCCCGCGGTGGTCGGCAATTTCTGGAAGTTCCTCTACCAGCCGCAGATCGGGCTGTTCAACTACATCGTGACCTTCTTCACCGGTGGCGATGCCTCGAGTTTCGAGATGCTCGGCTCGGTGAACCTGGCGCCCTGGTCGATCGTCATCGTCGACACCTGGATGTGGACGCCGTTCGTGATGCTGATCTGCCTCGCCGGGTTGCGTTCGATACCGGATTACATCTACGAGGCAGCCGAGATCGACCGCGCGTCCAAACTCCGGCAGTTCTTCACCATCACCATCCCGATGGTGTTGCCCTTCCTGATGCTCGCGGTGCTGTTCCGCGGCATCGAGAACTTCAAGATGTTCGACCTGGTCGTGCAACTCACCGG
It contains:
- a CDS encoding MFS transporter encodes the protein MARGGAKAKSGRAAPVLPVCCAVSAVLGSVHAFSVFLPEWEQRLAADRAGVSLVYSLALVALTTAVLLGYRAYRRWSPARLLATVGWVSGLGLLIAARAESLASLYVGYGLVFGAANGLGYGYTLQLAGQVAGRRRGVAMATVTACYAVGATVSPLAFTQLITVGGNAAALQGAAVVVAGVSLVAAAVCARAGTRFVSESASADTALTSDDACARTALWVAYGTAVLAGLMVIGHAFALAQWKGLGTAAAAWATTTVAAGNMLGGFAAGPVSDRVANRDVLIGLPLLTAGGLVALAVASADAVFLSLGVLGFSYGALIAVYPVAVSNRFGTVAAPRVYGQVFTAWGVAGLLGPWASGWVYVQTGTYTVALSFAVVLSGVSAWVIWRFLPRR
- a CDS encoding putative sulfate exporter family transporter, yielding MHIHTLGVRGKLASLHAHLQTLTPGVLVCITVAVTAQFLSDHYGAPAMLLALLLGIAVSFLSEDGKAVPGIKLSSRTVLRLGVALLGARVSFGLFSELGTAYIVLTVSAVLLTIGFGLVAAPWFGHKWRFALLTSGSVAICGASAALAISAILPRDERSDERLLFTVVGVTVLSTVAMIVYPIIATWLALDTGAAGVFIGGTVHDVAQVVGAGFSLSERTGETATLVKLMRVALLAPVVIVSAVLIRRFAEQPAGSERPPLLPAFVVGFVVLAGLASFQLLPAWLVDASASWSYWLLLTAISAVGMQTRLQQIVRVGGMAFAFIIAETAFLACVVVAGILLLGP
- a CDS encoding class II fumarate hydratase, giving the protein MSKRIERDSLGEVTVPGDALYAAQTQRAVDNFGISGRRMPLAFVRALLQIKKAAASANVSLSLLPAETGDAINAAVDALQADADLSQHFPVDVFQTGSGTSSNMNANEVIATLASRLSGLSVHANDHVNCSQSSNDVIPTAIHVASAVALADGLLPALYHLVEATRSKAREVDHHVKTGRTHLMDAMPVRLSQTLDSWADQLAANAKALEGHFSELQYLAQGGTAVGTGINVHPDFPLTFCACLNKELGYSFRPATNFFTHIGSQDTAVRVSGGLKATAVSLMKVSNDLRWMNSGPLAGLGEIELEALQPGSSIMPGKVNPVVPEAVCMVAARVMGNDTTITVGGQAGNFELNVMLPVIAESLLDSIELMTNACRLLADKAISTFTVNEANLTESLSRNPILVTALNREIGYAKAAEIAKRAYREQRPIVDVAAEDTNIPIDRLRELLDPTALTSGGL
- a CDS encoding extracellular solute-binding protein, with amino-acid sequence MKHIATVTLSAAMLGSLAIPSTAAADDLTLCWAAWDPANALVELSKEFESQSGHSMNFEFVPWPNFADRMLNELNSGGKLCDLLIGDSQWIGGGAENGHYVKLNDFFDSEGISMDDFAPATVYAYSTWPKGTPNYYALPAMGDANGWFYRKDWFERDDIRAAFKEATGRELGEPASQKELLEIAQFFQGREIDGKTVYGASIFTERGSEGITMGVTSALYPWGFEYENTPGSYDMEGAVNSAEAVEALEFYKEFYKTATPPGYTNSYMGESLDAFKSGQVAMAMNWFAFFPGLYADPNTGGDKIDFFVNPPQNVAGSTLGGQGISVVSYSDKQDAALEYIKWFADPAVQAKWWELGGYSAHNSVLNDPGFPASAPFAGDFLDAMGAVKDFWQEPAYAELLLAMQKRIHDYVVADQGTAQEALDKLIEDWTEVFEDEGKL
- a CDS encoding sugar ABC transporter permease; this translates as MINSSVDRAAKATPPPFARRVRGLSDRAIAWIFVAPTIFLLLAINIFPLIWTIQLSFTNYKANRIGREIKDVGLRNYERILTDTDIWLNMQATAHFLFWTIFFQVLIGFTLAWLINRKFKGNDLWTTIIVLPMMLSPAVVGNFWKFLYQPQIGLFNYIVTFFTGGDASSFEMLGSVNLAPWSIVIVDTWMWTPFVMLICLAGLRSIPDYIYEAAEIDRASKLRQFFTITIPMVLPFLMLAVLFRGIENFKMFDLVVQLTGGGPGSITELTSINLKREAFEKWRTGYASAYAIILFVTVFGLASIYVKALNKVKER